The proteins below come from a single Alnus glutinosa chromosome 9, dhAlnGlut1.1, whole genome shotgun sequence genomic window:
- the LOC133877850 gene encoding lysM domain receptor-like kinase 3, with protein sequence MPMAMCKTKMAVDAAAPTPTPRKSRSPRPPTTTTFTASSSDPPTSNITSASHYTSGTSISSGTSLSSLRHSLPENPHIYDYSELCSATNNFLARTYTSTSSTRSWRCTLRGKDAIVFQRKFRRKIQMPQLRQRLAVICRSHHLSLVKLLGASISGDHIFLVYDFVDGANLAACLRNPRNPNYSVLSTWMSRMQIATDLAHGLDYIHNSTGLNMSLVHNHIKSSSIIVTEPSFNAKICQFGTAQLCGEIDESEAREDYSGPDSSSYEGEIEEVSEGPGTTSSKLRRSDSRKLQFEGVKGYMSPEFQTTGVGTQKSDVYAFGVVILELLSGEEPFKYKYDKAKGEFVRSTVIEAARVAIEGDGLRRWVDRKLKDSFPVEVAGKLTRLALDCVHVEADMRPNMGRVAGKISKLYLESRIWSDSVKMPTEISVSLAPR encoded by the coding sequence ATGCCTATGGCTATGTGCAAAACCAAAATGGCAGTCGACGCCGCcgccccaaccccaacccctcGCAAGTCTCGCTCTCCCCGACCACCAACAACAACCACCTTCACCGCCTCCTCCTCCGACCCTCCTACCTCCAACATCACAAGCGCTTCACACTACACCTCCGGAACCTCTATCTCCAGCGGCACCTCGCTCTCCAGCCTCCGCCACTCGCTCCCCGAGAACCCCCACATCTACGACTACTCCGAGCTTTGCTCCGCCACCAACAACTTCCTCGCCAGAACCTACACCTCCACCTCCTCCACCCGCTCCTGGCGCTGCACTCTCCGGGGCAAAGACGCCATCGTTTTCCAGCGCAAGTTCCGCCGCAAGATCCAGATGCCCCAGCTCAGGCAACGCCTTGCCGTTATCTGCCGTAGTCACCACCTCAGCCTCGTCAAGCTcctcggggcctccatctccGGCGACCACATTTTCCTCGTCTACGACTTCGTTGATGGCGCAAACCTCGCGGCCTGTTTGCGGAACCCCAGGAACCCCAACTACTCGGTGCTCTCCACGTGGATGTCCAGAATGCAAATCGCCACGGATTTGGCGCACGGCCTCGATTACATTCACAATAGCACCGGCCTAAACATGAGCTTAGTGCACAACCACATTAAGAGCAGCAGCATCATAGTCACCGAGCCTTCCTTCAATGCCAAGATTTGCCAGTTCGGGACCGCCCAACTCTGTGGCGAGATCGACGAAAGCGAAGCCCGTGAAGATTATTCTGGTCCGGATAGTTCGAGCTACGAGGGCGAAATTGAAGAGGTATCCGAGGGCCCCGGAACGACGTCATCGAAATTGAGGCGGTCGGATAGTCGAAAATTGCAATTCGAAGGTGTTAAGGGGTACATGTCGCCGGAATTTCAAACAACTGGCGTGGGAACGCAAAAGAGCGACGTGTACGCGTTTGGGGTGGTAATCTTGGAGCTGTTGTCGGGAGAGGAGCCTTTCAAGTATAAATACGATAAGGCCAAGGGGGAGTTCGTTCGGAGCACAGTGATTGAGGCAGCGAGAGTAGCAATTGAAGGAGACGGGCTCAGAAGATGGGTGGATCGGAAGTTGAAGGACTCGTTTCCGGTGGAGGTGGCGGGGAAGCTGACACGCCTAGCGCTGGATTGCGTACACGTGGAGGCTGATATGCGGCCCAACATGGGACGCGTGGCGGGGAAGATTTCTAAGCTGTATTTGGAGTCTAGGATTTGGTCGGACAGTGTGAAAATGCCCACAGAAATTTCGGTCTCTTTGGCACCCAGATGA
- the LOC133877849 gene encoding uncharacterized protein LOC133877849 isoform X2, with product MGGILKIFMNTEEGKSEDGGKRKDFSLLFIQKQSPCSSSPSVVPDVVVENLFVSVSFVVIAIFSGILVLKGLGPAVDHLLPHAEHRFCVRHLHANFKSNGYKGKAFKDQLWGAARASNALLFQHHMKVIASMDAGAYKYLNDVDPASWSRHAFSTHSKSDMLLNNLAETFNSWIKESWDKPLLTMLEMNWRQLMTRFQQKRDGVRAASHKICPKIQKKLERSKDEAKNCICRWQNELEFEVDYMFDARRIVNLAQGTCSCGRWQLNGIPCAHACAAIYMHKQKPEQFLDGYYMMDKYMQAYEPQVHAMPGPEEWPDVGAYDEILPPVDRVQPGRPRKARRRAPDEPTNPYKISRSGYVVTCGNCGGKGHNYKGCHLPLNPNRKIWNPKKRKTAETSSNVSQNEATPSQSMQTRVRRRKGKAMATQ from the exons ATGGGCggcattttgaaaattttcatgaaTACCGAGGAAGGAAAGAGTGAAGACGGTGGAAAACGTAAGGACTTTTCACTTctattcatccaaaaacaaagtcCGTGCTCATCGTCTCCGTCCGTGGTCCCTGACGTTGTTGTGGAAAATCTCTTCGTATCCGTTTCGTTCGTGGTCATTGCCATTTTCTCCGGCATCCTTGTGTTGAAG GGGCTTGGTCCCGCCGTAGACCATTTGTTGCCACATGCTGAGCATCGATTTTGTGTGCGTCATCTACATGCAAACTTCAAGTCAAACGGATACAAAGGGAAAGCATTCAAGGATCAGTTGTGGGGAGCTGCAAGAGCATCAAATGCATTGCTATTTCAGCATCACATGAAGGTGATAGCAAGTATGGATGCTGGTGCCTATAAGTATCTTAATGATGTCGACCCTGCATCATGGTCTAGACATGCCTTTTCTACACATTCGAAGAGTGATATGCTTCTGAACAACCTTGCGGAGACATTCAATTCATGGATCAAAGAGTCTTGGGACAAGCCGCTCTTGACGATGCTGGAAATGAACTGGAGACAATTGATGACAAGATTCCAGCAAAAAAGAGACGGAGTCCGAGCCGCTTCTCACAAAATATGTCCCAAAATTCAGAAGAAGTTAGAAAGATCCAAGGACGAAGCAAAGAACTGTATTTGTAGATGGCAGAATGAGTTGGAGTTCGAGGTTGACTACATGTTCGACGCACGTCGAATAGTGAATTTGGCTCAAGGTACATGCTCATGTGGGAGATGGCAACTCAATGGTATCCCTTGTGCACATGCTTGTGCTGCCAtttacatgcacaaacaaaAGCCTGAGCAATTTTTAGATGGCTATTACATGATGGATAAGTACATGCAAGCATATGAACCACAGGTACATGCTATGCCAGGGCCTGAAGAGTGGCCAGATGTTGGTGCCTATGATGAAATTTTGCCTCCAGTTGATAGAGTTCAGCCTGGACGTCCAAGAAAAGCTAGGAGAAGGGCACCCGATGAGCCCACTAACCCATACAAGATAAGCCGTAGTGGGTATGTGGTCACATGCGGCAACTGTGGGGGTAAGGGTCACAACTACAAGGGTTGTCATctacccctaaaccctaacagaAAGATATGGAACCCAAAGAAGAGGAAGACTGCTGAAACTTCTTCAAAT GTATCTCAAAATGAAGCTACGCCATCCCAATCTATGCAAACCCGTGTTCGAAGGCGTAAGGGCAAGGCAATGGCTACTCAATGA
- the LOC133877849 gene encoding uncharacterized protein LOC133877849 isoform X1, with product MKYCEAILRSNPNSSVYVKIEGSCFQRLYICLDACKKGFKYGCRPVVCLDACHLKEEVRGQLLCAIGKDGNDGNDDMFPIAYAVAEGETMASWEWFLGLLIDDVYVGSGEGRGWTVMSDRQKGLGPAVDHLLPHAEHRFCVRHLHANFKSNGYKGKAFKDQLWGAARASNALLFQHHMKVIASMDAGAYKYLNDVDPASWSRHAFSTHSKSDMLLNNLAETFNSWIKESWDKPLLTMLEMNWRQLMTRFQQKRDGVRAASHKICPKIQKKLERSKDEAKNCICRWQNELEFEVDYMFDARRIVNLAQGTCSCGRWQLNGIPCAHACAAIYMHKQKPEQFLDGYYMMDKYMQAYEPQVHAMPGPEEWPDVGAYDEILPPVDRVQPGRPRKARRRAPDEPTNPYKISRSGYVVTCGNCGGKGHNYKGCHLPLNPNRKIWNPKKRKTAETSSNVSQNEATPSQSMQTRVRRRKGKAMATQ from the exons ATGAAGTATTGTGAAGCCATACTGAGGTCAAATCCCAACAGTAGTGTATATGTGAAAATAGAGGGATCCTGCTTCCAAAGGTTGTATATATGCTTAGATGCATGCAAGAAAGGTTTCAAGTATGGCTGTAGGCCAGTTGTATGCTTGGATGCTTGCCACCTTAAAGAGGAAGTAAGGGGCCAGTTGTTGTGTGCCATTGGGAAGGATGGGAATGATGGGAATGATGATATGTTCCCCATTGCATATGCGGTTGCAGAGGGTGAGACAATGGCATCTTGGGAGTGGTTTTTAGGACTTCTTATTGATGATGTTTATGTGGGAAGTGGGGAAGGTCGCGGGTGGACTGTTATGTCTGATCGACAGAAG GGGCTTGGTCCCGCCGTAGACCATTTGTTGCCACATGCTGAGCATCGATTTTGTGTGCGTCATCTACATGCAAACTTCAAGTCAAACGGATACAAAGGGAAAGCATTCAAGGATCAGTTGTGGGGAGCTGCAAGAGCATCAAATGCATTGCTATTTCAGCATCACATGAAGGTGATAGCAAGTATGGATGCTGGTGCCTATAAGTATCTTAATGATGTCGACCCTGCATCATGGTCTAGACATGCCTTTTCTACACATTCGAAGAGTGATATGCTTCTGAACAACCTTGCGGAGACATTCAATTCATGGATCAAAGAGTCTTGGGACAAGCCGCTCTTGACGATGCTGGAAATGAACTGGAGACAATTGATGACAAGATTCCAGCAAAAAAGAGACGGAGTCCGAGCCGCTTCTCACAAAATATGTCCCAAAATTCAGAAGAAGTTAGAAAGATCCAAGGACGAAGCAAAGAACTGTATTTGTAGATGGCAGAATGAGTTGGAGTTCGAGGTTGACTACATGTTCGACGCACGTCGAATAGTGAATTTGGCTCAAGGTACATGCTCATGTGGGAGATGGCAACTCAATGGTATCCCTTGTGCACATGCTTGTGCTGCCAtttacatgcacaaacaaaAGCCTGAGCAATTTTTAGATGGCTATTACATGATGGATAAGTACATGCAAGCATATGAACCACAGGTACATGCTATGCCAGGGCCTGAAGAGTGGCCAGATGTTGGTGCCTATGATGAAATTTTGCCTCCAGTTGATAGAGTTCAGCCTGGACGTCCAAGAAAAGCTAGGAGAAGGGCACCCGATGAGCCCACTAACCCATACAAGATAAGCCGTAGTGGGTATGTGGTCACATGCGGCAACTGTGGGGGTAAGGGTCACAACTACAAGGGTTGTCATctacccctaaaccctaacagaAAGATATGGAACCCAAAGAAGAGGAAGACTGCTGAAACTTCTTCAAAT GTATCTCAAAATGAAGCTACGCCATCCCAATCTATGCAAACCCGTGTTCGAAGGCGTAAGGGCAAGGCAATGGCTACTCAATGA